In a single window of the Acyrthosiphon pisum isolate AL4f chromosome X, pea_aphid_22Mar2018_4r6ur, whole genome shotgun sequence genome:
- the LOC103310279 gene encoding zinc finger protein 73-like: MNDLNISDKMALRELQYRCYMTQQFFENINLTVHRPSHKPYPGDILCDQTFTSKDEFAVHFPIHTGVKHHSCEVCHKSFTHRSRLIEHRRTHTRKKPYSCDVCHKFFSSRYYSLKVHQRTHTGEKPYSCDFCDKSFSQRNSVITHHRTHTGEKPYTCGVCNKSYAQKNNLRIHQKMHTG; encoded by the coding sequence ATGAATGATCTCAACATTAGCGATAAGATGGCCTTACGTGAGTTACAGTATCGTTGCTACATGACTCagcaattttttgaaaatattaatctgACGGTACACCGGCCAAGTCATAAGCCGTACCCGGGTGACATATTATGCGATCAGACGTTCACCAGTAAAGACGAATTTGCGGTCCACTTTCCAATTCACACCGGAGTGAAGCATCACTCGTGCGAGGTGTGTCACAAATCATTCACTCATAGATCTAGACTGATTGAGCATCGGCGTACGCACACGAGGAAGAAGCCATACTCTTGTGATGTATGCCACAAATTTTTCAGCAGTAGATATTATAGCCTGAAAGTACACCAGCGGACGCACACGGGAGAGAAGCCGTACTCGTGCGACTTTTGCGACAAATCGTTCAGTCAGAGAAATAGTGTGATTACACATCATCGGACGCACACGGGAGAGAAGCCGTACACTTGCGGCGTTTGCAACAAATCATACGCTCAGAAAAATAATCTGAGAATACATCAAAAAATGCACACGGGATAA